One region of Halohasta litchfieldiae genomic DNA includes:
- a CDS encoding phosphohexomutase domain-containing protein encodes MVQFGTAGIRGSVVDRVTPAVALAVGQAVGQVATESKPNETSPEVVIGRDGRTSGPALAAAAEAGVASAGAIPVRIGAVPTPTLAFASQGRHGLMVTASHNPPTDNGIKCFVDGSEFDSQREQRIEQYVDEDGPPADWEQWESSVRSDLLPTYREAVVDYSRRYGADCEGVRIAVDCGTGVASNATPAVLRELGATAIGVNATVDGHFPARPSKPTPETLSEFRTLVADGEFEFGIAHDGDGDRIVIVDEDGEIVHEDTVLAILADHYTRQYVDEHGDEAPTPVVITTPNASGRIDEQVTAAGGRVDRVQLGGLHEGIAAAEADDKPVVFAAEPWKHIHPQLGGWIDGVASAAVISRLVAKQGLASLREPITERPYRKVSVDCPDEIKPDAMARLENSLSEQFPDATVSLDHGVRLTFVDDSWLLVRPSGTEPYIRLYAESDDVDAVVEAATGVIETEVDA; translated from the coding sequence ATGGTTCAGTTTGGAACAGCGGGCATCCGGGGGAGCGTCGTCGACCGCGTCACGCCAGCGGTCGCGCTGGCGGTTGGGCAGGCCGTCGGGCAGGTCGCAACCGAGTCGAAACCCAACGAGACGTCGCCGGAGGTCGTTATCGGCCGGGACGGCCGAACCAGTGGGCCCGCACTGGCGGCGGCCGCCGAAGCCGGTGTCGCCTCGGCGGGTGCGATACCGGTTCGGATCGGTGCGGTGCCAACGCCGACGCTGGCGTTTGCCTCCCAAGGTCGACACGGACTCATGGTCACCGCCTCGCACAATCCGCCGACCGACAACGGGATCAAATGTTTCGTCGACGGGTCGGAGTTCGACAGCCAGCGAGAACAGAGGATCGAACAGTACGTCGACGAAGACGGCCCACCTGCCGACTGGGAGCAGTGGGAGTCGTCGGTCCGAAGCGACCTTTTGCCAACGTATCGAGAGGCCGTCGTCGACTACAGCCGCAGATACGGAGCCGACTGCGAGGGGGTTCGGATCGCGGTCGACTGTGGGACCGGCGTGGCGTCGAACGCGACACCGGCGGTGCTCCGTGAACTCGGTGCGACCGCTATCGGCGTGAACGCGACCGTCGACGGCCATTTCCCGGCCCGGCCGAGCAAGCCAACCCCCGAGACGCTCTCGGAGTTCCGAACGCTGGTGGCCGACGGCGAGTTCGAGTTCGGCATCGCCCACGACGGTGACGGTGATCGAATCGTGATCGTCGACGAAGACGGCGAAATCGTCCACGAGGACACGGTCCTCGCGATTCTCGCAGATCACTACACGCGACAGTATGTCGACGAACATGGCGACGAAGCCCCGACGCCGGTCGTCATCACGACACCGAACGCCTCGGGGCGGATCGATGAGCAGGTGACTGCTGCCGGTGGTCGCGTCGACCGGGTCCAACTGGGTGGCCTCCACGAGGGAATCGCCGCCGCCGAAGCAGACGACAAACCGGTCGTCTTCGCCGCCGAGCCGTGGAAACATATTCATCCCCAGCTGGGTGGCTGGATCGACGGCGTCGCCAGCGCGGCGGTCATCTCGCGGCTGGTCGCCAAGCAGGGACTAGCCTCGCTTCGTGAGCCGATTACCGAACGTCCCTATCGCAAGGTGAGCGTCGACTGTCCTGACGAAATCAAGCCGGATGCGATGGCTCGGCTCGAAAACAGCCTCTCCGAACAGTTTCCGGATGCGACGGTCTCGCTGGATCACGGCGTTCGGCTCACCTTCGTCGATGACTCGTGGCTGCTGGTTCGACCCTCCGGAACCGAGCCCTACATTCGGCTCTACGCCGAAAGCGACGATGTCGACGCGGTCGTTGAGGCGGCAACAGGGGTAATAGAAACAGAAGTCGACGCCTAA
- a CDS encoding L-threonylcarbamoyladenylate synthase, which yields MEDNLLESTPEGIETAADSIREGGVIVTPSDTNLALTLDPWDEAAIERAFRIKNREPVDPLTLFIRDPDDWTRWGTTDRRDEMDALVEAFWPGPLNLIVEKTEAVPERVVAGGDTVSLACLSNPTWRTLSKAVDQPLCMTSANLTGQADDQLVDLDLATEQVGDRVDYILKGSAQATTQSSTIVDLSGPEPTILRHGDITVEDLNAVVDVFSSPDETP from the coding sequence ATGGAGGACAACCTGCTGGAGTCGACGCCGGAGGGGATCGAAACCGCCGCCGACAGCATCCGCGAGGGCGGCGTCATCGTCACCCCGAGCGACACCAACCTCGCACTGACGCTCGATCCGTGGGACGAGGCGGCCATCGAACGCGCATTCCGGATCAAAAACCGCGAGCCAGTCGACCCCCTGACGCTGTTCATCCGTGACCCCGACGACTGGACCCGGTGGGGAACAACCGACCGCCGAGACGAGATGGACGCACTCGTCGAAGCGTTTTGGCCCGGTCCGCTCAATCTCATCGTCGAGAAAACCGAAGCCGTCCCTGAACGCGTGGTTGCTGGCGGCGACACCGTCTCGCTGGCCTGTCTCAGTAACCCGACGTGGCGCACACTCTCGAAAGCAGTCGACCAACCGCTCTGTATGACCTCGGCAAATCTCACCGGGCAGGCCGACGACCAACTTGTCGACCTCGATCTCGCAACCGAGCAGGTCGGTGATCGAGTCGACTACATTCTCAAAGGCTCTGCTCAGGCAACGACCCAATCGAGTACGATTGTCGACCTCAGTGGTCCAGAGCCGACTATTCTTCGCCACGGCGATATCACAGTCGAGGACCTAAACGCGGTGGTCGATGTCTTTTCATCGCCCGACGAGACGCCGTAG
- a CDS encoding AzlC family ABC transporter permease, with the protein MAKETTHSDETAPEVNTTTSEVNETTSASTTFSVAGARKGFIACVPVALGVAGYGVLFGVLARQAGLSIAESTLMSATVVAGAAQVIAIGVWDQPIPVTAVIGTAFIVNLRYLLMGASLRPWFEELSPLQAYGSVFVMADENWALTMQELRSGNPAGAFLLGSGIAIWVFWVLATVLGAVAGGVIDDPATYGLDFMLTAVFIIIAVGLWEGRSDLIPWLVAGLVAVGTAQLLGGQWYILFGGLAGAAVEMIRYDD; encoded by the coding sequence ATGGCGAAGGAAACCACCCACAGCGACGAGACGGCCCCGGAGGTGAACACAACGACCTCGGAGGTGAACGAGACGACTTCGGCGTCGACCACGTTTTCGGTCGCGGGTGCCCGCAAGGGGTTCATTGCCTGTGTCCCGGTCGCCCTCGGGGTTGCAGGCTATGGGGTGTTGTTCGGCGTGCTTGCCCGGCAGGCGGGGTTGAGCATCGCCGAGTCGACGCTGATGAGTGCCACCGTAGTGGCGGGGGCCGCCCAGGTAATCGCCATCGGGGTGTGGGACCAGCCGATCCCCGTGACTGCGGTCATCGGCACGGCGTTCATCGTGAACCTCAGATACCTGCTGATGGGCGCATCGCTGCGGCCGTGGTTCGAAGAGCTCTCGCCCCTCCAGGCCTACGGCAGCGTGTTCGTCATGGCCGACGAGAACTGGGCGCTCACGATGCAGGAGCTCCGGTCGGGGAATCCGGCTGGCGCGTTCCTGCTGGGCTCGGGGATCGCGATCTGGGTGTTCTGGGTGCTTGCGACGGTGCTTGGAGCGGTAGCAGGCGGCGTGATCGACGATCCCGCGACCTACGGGCTCGACTTCATGCTGACTGCTGTGTTCATCATTATCGCGGTTGGCCTCTGGGAGGGACGGTCGGATCTGATCCCGTGGCTCGTCGCCGGTCTCGTCGCCGTCGGGACGGCACAGCTCCTCGGCGGTCAGTGGTACATCCTGTTCGGTGGTCTCGCGGGGGCAGCCGTGGAGATGATTCGGTATGACGATTGA
- a CDS encoding AzlD family protein, with the protein MTIELNPIVVAVILGMSVATFVTKAGGLWLLGKVDLSPRIESGLEILPGAIIVSIVAPELIGATLSTWLAAGVVLVVAWRTESITLSLAVGIATVLALRTVL; encoded by the coding sequence ATGACGATTGAGCTGAACCCCATCGTCGTCGCGGTTATTTTGGGAATGAGCGTCGCCACTTTCGTGACTAAAGCCGGAGGGCTGTGGCTGCTCGGCAAGGTCGACCTCTCACCACGGATCGAATCCGGACTCGAAATCCTGCCCGGAGCGATCATCGTCTCGATTGTCGCCCCCGAACTGATCGGGGCCACGCTTTCGACCTGGCTCGCTGCCGGGGTCGTCCTCGTCGTTGCGTGGCGGACCGAGAGTATCACGCTCTCGCTGGCTGTCGGCATCGCTACGGTTCTCGCACTCCGGACCGTGCTGTAG
- a CDS encoding class I SAM-dependent methyltransferase, giving the protein MDRHERRQAWEALSTAYAERRNPDGSDADLIDDLLAALPSEPLVLDLGCGDGARTLANLPPGSIGLDFARRGLSLAAETVPDSRLLQGEMSHLPVATDAVDGITAYHAVFHVPRDRHPELYREFARVLKPGGTLLMTLSSGRFQTVRRGWMGGEMFFSAPGRESTLNQLHEAGFEDLRTETATDPLGSSSEFVFGDLEESS; this is encoded by the coding sequence ATGGACCGCCATGAGCGACGACAGGCGTGGGAGGCGTTGTCGACGGCGTATGCCGAGCGACGCAACCCGGATGGTTCGGATGCAGACCTGATCGATGACCTGCTGGCGGCCCTGCCCTCCGAACCATTGGTTCTCGATCTGGGCTGTGGCGACGGCGCGCGAACGCTCGCCAATCTGCCGCCGGGAAGTATCGGCCTCGATTTCGCCCGCCGTGGTCTCTCGCTGGCCGCCGAAACCGTTCCCGACAGTCGACTGTTGCAGGGCGAGATGAGCCACCTCCCGGTGGCCACGGATGCAGTCGACGGGATCACGGCCTACCATGCGGTGTTTCACGTCCCCCGAGACCGCCATCCCGAACTCTACCGAGAGTTTGCCCGCGTACTAAAACCCGGCGGCACGCTGCTAATGACACTATCCTCGGGCCGGTTTCAGACCGTGCGCCGCGGCTGGATGGGTGGAGAGATGTTCTTCTCCGCGCCGGGGCGGGAGTCGACGCTCAACCAACTCCACGAGGCTGGCTTCGAGGATCTTCGAACCGAAACGGCGACCGATCCCCTCGGCTCCAGCAGCGAGTTCGTGTTTGGGGATCTCGAAGAGTCGTCCTGA
- a CDS encoding geranylgeranyl reductase family protein yields MTTYEYDIAVVGAGTSGCYAAATAANAGLDVVIIERKDAEEAGHIACGDALKGADAFPEAIPKSKIEPSFTNTDVDHGRFEIPSHDTVLEIPVPGELAVIDRLKYGKLLIEGAEESGVEFHYDTVVQDVTQADDGTVTGVTGKSNGEAVEYDAEVVIDGGGSLSLLQDKVDFDGTTFDTNVQYSQFCSAYREIVEVEEDVEWDDALVFKPTKRAAGYLWYFPRTSTTINAGLGFQMNEEPMQMIEDLKEDLKDREEFENGEVTDKLGAALPTRRVYDSAVAPGYMAVGDAAAHVNPTTGGGIAGAAYAGKYAAEQAVEAIEAGDVSEDALWHYNERVMDHFGSRYAGLDVYNILSTAVDIDDLMGLLAALPGEKLAEALYTGKTSMGPLLAARTAVDSFGYWRQILDFYKVKQLAEKLINHYERYPSTPAALEAWQRQRDELMDEIYETTGAEPKY; encoded by the coding sequence ATGACTACCTACGAGTACGATATCGCCGTTGTTGGCGCGGGGACATCGGGCTGTTATGCTGCGGCGACCGCCGCCAACGCTGGCCTCGATGTCGTCATCATCGAGCGGAAAGACGCCGAAGAGGCAGGCCACATCGCCTGCGGCGACGCCCTCAAAGGCGCTGACGCCTTCCCCGAGGCGATTCCGAAGTCCAAGATCGAACCCTCCTTCACGAACACGGACGTCGACCACGGTCGCTTCGAGATCCCGAGCCACGACACGGTGCTCGAAATCCCAGTCCCTGGCGAACTCGCCGTGATTGATCGACTGAAGTACGGGAAACTCCTCATCGAAGGCGCCGAAGAGTCCGGCGTGGAGTTCCATTACGATACGGTCGTCCAAGACGTCACCCAAGCCGACGACGGCACCGTCACCGGCGTCACTGGGAAATCGAACGGCGAGGCCGTCGAATACGACGCCGAGGTCGTGATCGACGGGGGTGGCTCGCTCTCGTTGCTGCAGGACAAAGTCGACTTCGACGGGACCACGTTCGACACAAACGTCCAGTACTCCCAGTTCTGCTCGGCCTACCGAGAGATCGTGGAGGTCGAGGAGGACGTCGAGTGGGACGATGCACTCGTCTTCAAGCCGACCAAGCGTGCGGCGGGCTATCTGTGGTACTTCCCGCGCACGTCGACAACGATCAACGCCGGCCTCGGTTTCCAGATGAACGAAGAACCGATGCAGATGATCGAGGACCTCAAAGAGGACCTCAAAGATCGCGAGGAGTTCGAGAACGGCGAGGTCACCGACAAACTCGGCGCGGCCCTCCCAACCCGGCGCGTCTACGACTCGGCTGTGGCTCCCGGATACATGGCGGTCGGCGACGCTGCGGCCCACGTCAATCCGACCACCGGCGGCGGAATCGCTGGTGCGGCCTACGCCGGGAAGTACGCCGCCGAACAGGCCGTCGAGGCGATTGAGGCGGGCGACGTGAGCGAGGACGCCCTCTGGCATTACAACGAGCGCGTGATGGACCACTTCGGCTCCCGGTATGCGGGCCTCGACGTCTACAATATTCTTTCGACCGCCGTCGACATCGACGACCTGATGGGCCTCTTGGCTGCGCTGCCGGGCGAAAAGCTGGCTGAGGCGTTGTATACGGGCAAAACGTCGATGGGGCCACTGCTGGCTGCTCGGACCGCCGTCGACAGCTTCGGCTACTGGCGGCAGATTCTGGACTTCTACAAGGTCAAACAGCTTGCAGAGAAGCTGATCAACCACTACGAGCGATATCCGTCGACGCCTGCGGCCCTCGAAGCATGGCAACGTCAGCGCGACGAACTGATGGACGAAATCTACGAGACGACCGGCGCTGAGCCGAAATACTAA
- a CDS encoding DUF309 domain-containing protein, whose product MEEQLRAGLAIYNAGATHAAHDAWEDVWLDLPTGSDDEQLLHGLIQFTAAIYHAQNRNWSGAVGLCESGREYLIGLPSTYRGVDTVAVRSYLQALETDPERIERASPPVLTYKGQPLAAADLELGAITTAAGVLTEEFDQYDDSVIHDAIEYAREEVDESQTEYISLLTTFVGESTHRGIVYNRLASQVERRRRKEKDVAGLFDPADENEE is encoded by the coding sequence ATGGAGGAGCAACTTCGCGCCGGGCTTGCTATTTATAATGCCGGAGCCACCCATGCCGCCCACGACGCGTGGGAGGACGTGTGGCTCGACCTCCCGACCGGGAGCGACGACGAGCAATTGCTCCACGGACTGATCCAGTTTACGGCCGCAATCTACCACGCCCAGAACCGAAACTGGAGCGGCGCGGTCGGCCTCTGTGAGAGCGGTAGGGAGTATTTAATTGGGTTACCATCGACCTACCGCGGTGTCGACACCGTGGCTGTCCGGAGCTACTTACAGGCACTCGAAACCGACCCCGAGCGAATCGAACGCGCCTCTCCGCCCGTGCTTACTTATAAGGGACAGCCACTTGCAGCAGCCGATCTGGAACTCGGGGCGATCACGACGGCCGCAGGGGTTCTCACCGAGGAGTTCGACCAGTACGACGACAGCGTCATCCACGATGCCATCGAGTACGCCCGCGAGGAAGTAGACGAGAGCCAGACGGAGTATATCAGCCTGCTCACGACCTTCGTCGGCGAGTCGACACACCGCGGAATCGTTTATAATAGATTAGCATCACAGGTCGAGCGTCGACGGCGGAAAGAGAAGGATGTCGCAGGGCTGTTCGATCCTGCCGACGAGAACGAAGAGTAG
- a CDS encoding YIP1 family protein — protein sequence MTTWVETPRGGRDRGPTGLVRAWGEVLRRPRRFFANGVAPGDQAPGLSFAIVVALIYVGGLLAVQPERLLGEGRIPIMADSLGLTAVFVLLLLAVVVAPAALHLVSAIQTVILMLLVDDRAGVSETVQIIGYATAPCVFAWVPIPGVAALCGLYATGLLIVGLAVVHRTTSLRAAVAGMLPAILVFGVGFGAIRAGQAVAAGVVG from the coding sequence GTGACAACGTGGGTCGAAACGCCGCGTGGCGGCCGTGATCGAGGGCCAACTGGCTTGGTGCGCGCGTGGGGCGAAGTCCTCCGTCGACCGCGCCGGTTTTTCGCCAATGGCGTCGCCCCGGGCGACCAAGCACCGGGACTGAGTTTCGCAATCGTCGTGGCACTGATTTACGTCGGTGGCCTGCTGGCTGTCCAGCCCGAACGCCTACTCGGCGAGGGCCGGATTCCGATCATGGCCGACAGCCTCGGCCTCACCGCGGTCTTCGTTTTGCTGCTGTTGGCTGTCGTCGTCGCCCCTGCGGCGCTCCATCTCGTTTCGGCCATCCAGACAGTCATTCTTATGCTACTTGTCGACGACCGCGCTGGCGTCAGCGAGACGGTCCAGATCATCGGCTATGCAACCGCGCCCTGTGTGTTCGCATGGGTTCCGATTCCGGGGGTGGCTGCGCTCTGTGGGCTGTACGCGACCGGCCTGCTCATTGTCGGTCTGGCAGTCGTCCACCGGACGACATCCCTTCGGGCCGCTGTAGCTGGGATGCTGCCAGCGATACTCGTTTTCGGTGTAGGGTTCGGAGCGATTCGGGCTGGGCAGGCAGTGGCCGCCGGAGTAGTCGGCTAA
- a CDS encoding DHH family phosphoesterase codes for MGSCIICDVPVDGGHVCDSHQEDVIFEFRGNHASQLIDNRFYQGTVDGYADFGVFIDLAPGVTGLLHRSELDRRLESLNWEPGDTVCVRVNNVRDNGNIDLGKSIRQSDREFRGKLILDGTDEKLAAEVDDNESEAETQTSEPEPEPEPEVETESVETDAVDEGETDDAEPESVETDEFDTGEVAVSHGPETGSETKEAVIGGETDTSTPSSNSSGGAVTVSEREAESAEADGEPVAEGYDEVSIEALADLVDERVRLDGEIVSIRQTGGPTVFELRDETGVVDCAAFVEAGVRAYPEIELGDIVRLDGEVERRRGELQVETDELVALEDEEREAVTTRLADALTDRARPDSLEPIGDHDAVDAIAEPLLDVAEAIRRAVLESRPVVIRHPATADGYVAGAAIERAVLPLVREEHARSDAEYHYIVRRPLDNAIYGMDAATKDATRMLQDRDRHDEKLPLFCFVGAASTADSADGLGLLGVYGAERIVLDSISADTDVDDVAEQVVTADEEATDLSVGALTATLAAALNTDVSDDMQHLPAVSYWEDTPEAYTAAAEDAGYDAEQVTNIREAVALEAYYQSYQDKRELITDLLFDDAGGLAGHIAEQFREKLDTELSTAQANLEGEERDGVSMAVLDTDQFSHRFDFPSTELLLDELHRAEREGEAFVTVGIGMDELYLRSTEPLDIRAVAEQAAEAAPEADVTARGVREGRIEFLAGKREAAKDAVLEAAAEQFN; via the coding sequence ATGGGTTCGTGTATCATCTGTGACGTCCCTGTTGATGGCGGTCACGTTTGTGACAGTCATCAAGAAGACGTCATCTTCGAGTTCCGTGGAAACCATGCATCGCAACTTATCGACAACCGATTCTATCAGGGAACGGTCGACGGCTACGCCGATTTCGGCGTCTTCATCGATCTCGCCCCCGGCGTCACCGGCCTGCTTCACCGCAGTGAGCTAGATCGTCGCCTCGAAAGTCTCAACTGGGAACCGGGCGACACCGTCTGCGTTCGCGTCAACAACGTCCGAGACAACGGCAACATCGATCTCGGCAAATCGATCCGACAGTCCGACCGCGAGTTCCGTGGCAAACTGATCCTCGACGGCACCGACGAAAAGCTCGCCGCAGAGGTCGACGACAACGAGTCGGAAGCCGAGACTCAGACAAGCGAACCGGAGCCAGAACCGGAGCCGGAAGTCGAGACCGAAAGCGTCGAGACCGACGCAGTCGACGAAGGCGAAACTGACGACGCCGAACCTGAGTCAGTCGAAACCGACGAATTCGACACCGGCGAGGTCGCCGTCAGCCACGGTCCCGAGACCGGAAGCGAGACCAAGGAGGCCGTTATTGGCGGCGAAACCGACACCAGTACGCCGAGCAGCAACTCCTCGGGCGGTGCGGTCACCGTTTCCGAGCGCGAGGCCGAATCAGCCGAAGCAGACGGCGAGCCCGTCGCTGAGGGCTACGACGAAGTCAGCATCGAAGCACTCGCTGATCTCGTCGACGAGCGCGTCCGACTCGACGGCGAGATCGTGAGCATCCGCCAGACCGGCGGCCCGACCGTCTTCGAACTCCGCGACGAGACCGGCGTCGTCGACTGTGCCGCGTTCGTCGAGGCTGGCGTCCGCGCCTACCCCGAGATCGAACTCGGCGACATCGTCCGACTCGACGGCGAGGTCGAACGCCGCCGCGGCGAACTCCAGGTCGAAACCGACGAACTCGTCGCCCTCGAAGACGAGGAACGCGAGGCCGTCACCACGCGACTGGCCGACGCGCTCACCGACCGTGCCCGACCCGACTCGCTGGAGCCAATCGGTGACCACGACGCGGTCGACGCCATCGCCGAACCGCTCCTCGACGTGGCCGAGGCGATCCGCCGAGCCGTTCTCGAATCCCGCCCGGTCGTCATCCGACATCCAGCCACCGCCGACGGCTACGTTGCCGGAGCGGCCATTGAGCGCGCCGTCCTCCCGCTCGTCCGTGAGGAACACGCCCGCTCGGATGCCGAGTACCACTACATCGTCCGCCGGCCGCTCGACAACGCCATCTACGGGATGGATGCGGCGACCAAAGACGCGACCCGCATGCTTCAGGACCGAGACCGTCACGACGAGAAACTGCCACTGTTCTGCTTCGTTGGAGCCGCCAGCACCGCCGATTCGGCCGACGGACTCGGCCTCTTGGGTGTGTACGGTGCCGAACGAATCGTTCTCGATTCGATCTCGGCCGACACCGATGTCGACGACGTGGCCGAACAGGTTGTCACCGCGGACGAAGAGGCAACGGATCTCTCGGTCGGCGCGCTGACCGCGACGCTCGCTGCGGCGCTCAACACCGACGTGAGCGACGACATGCAGCACCTCCCCGCAGTGAGCTACTGGGAGGACACCCCCGAGGCTTACACCGCAGCCGCCGAAGACGCGGGCTACGACGCCGAGCAGGTAACCAACATCCGCGAGGCAGTCGCCCTTGAGGCCTACTACCAGTCGTATCAGGACAAACGCGAACTGATTACGGATCTGTTGTTCGACGACGCCGGCGGCCTCGCTGGCCACATCGCCGAGCAGTTCCGCGAGAAGCTCGACACCGAGCTCTCGACCGCCCAAGCCAACCTCGAAGGCGAGGAACGCGACGGTGTCTCGATGGCCGTCCTCGACACCGATCAGTTCAGTCACCGCTTCGACTTCCCGTCGACGGAACTCCTGCTCGACGAACTCCATCGCGCCGAACGCGAGGGTGAGGCGTTCGTCACTGTCGGCATCGGCATGGACGAACTCTA